From a region of the Latilactobacillus sakei genome:
- a CDS encoding Asp23/Gls24 family envelope stress response protein, with the protein MVEQAHLDDVLANSKLTFEDAVIAKIAGKTAQNIDGLLSMNGNFFSDIADRFRTDSDPTKGISVEVGEKQVAIDMTIILEYGRNARDVFERLTSAVTEAVESMTGLSVVEVNSHVSDVMTKKEWQQQGSNAKKSDNDDKRVQ; encoded by the coding sequence ATGGTAGAACAAGCACATTTAGATGACGTATTAGCAAACAGCAAGTTAACGTTCGAAGATGCTGTCATTGCAAAAATTGCTGGTAAAACAGCACAAAATATTGATGGGTTACTATCAATGAATGGCAACTTTTTCAGCGATATCGCTGATCGATTCAGAACTGATAGCGATCCTACCAAAGGCATCAGTGTTGAAGTCGGCGAAAAACAAGTGGCGATTGATATGACTATTATTTTGGAATATGGTCGCAACGCGCGCGACGTATTTGAACGCTTAACGTCGGCTGTCACCGAAGCTGTTGAATCAATGACGGGATTGAGTGTTGTTGAGGTCAATAGTCATGTTAGTGACGTTATGACTAAGAAAGAATGGCAACAACAAGGTAGCAACGCTAAAAAGAGCGATAACGACGACAAAAGAGTTCAATAA
- a CDS encoding glycosyltransferase family 8 protein, whose amino-acid sequence MIIKTIDVMFAADNNYADQLLIAIKSILAHIPAETTVHFLILDNELTPQTKCLVRQITKQSHQVDFIKINQQLLKNCPESNHINKTAYYRILAPQILLRKGISRVLYLDVDILVQTDITPLYESHLGTNIVGAIIDPGQALALPRLGVSPEKSGNIYFNSGVMLIDTFRWEENQISELTLRFINQHPERIIFHDQDALNAILAGKVQLLHPAWNVQNSLIFRKHQPINATYKKLFDEAIAQPKIVHFTTHNKPWNTLKEHPFLAQYQAYSQQLGALKKDSINIVSAVNAAFIEPLAILYASILNHNDTQRHYSFYVLEDHLTEADKIPLKQVVAAFNADLTFLKVDEALLANIVESDRILKSAYYRILIPQVLNGIDRVLYLDCDALCNVNLERLWNIDLGEFPLAAVEDAGFHQRLEKMAIKCHSTRYFNSGMMLMDLKKWRQQAITEKTLDFINHHPEKLRFHDQDALNAVLHDQWLHLHPKWNAQTNIIMDKITPPQRLQQQFIEAKKAPAIVHFCGHEKPWHAVSTHPFTPQYRYYRHRFLKPKRQASIIPFSKNTQISL is encoded by the coding sequence ATGATTATCAAAACGATCGATGTTATGTTCGCAGCAGATAATAATTATGCCGACCAGCTTTTAATCGCGATTAAGTCGATATTGGCGCATATTCCTGCTGAGACAACTGTCCATTTTCTTATTCTCGATAATGAACTCACACCACAAACCAAGTGTTTGGTGCGACAAATTACCAAGCAATCACATCAGGTCGATTTTATTAAAATAAATCAACAACTTTTAAAAAATTGTCCTGAAAGTAACCATATTAATAAAACGGCCTACTACCGCATTCTTGCGCCCCAAATACTATTACGCAAAGGGATTAGCCGCGTTTTATACTTAGACGTCGATATTCTTGTCCAAACCGATATTACGCCACTTTATGAAAGCCATTTAGGGACTAATATTGTTGGCGCAATTATTGATCCTGGGCAAGCTCTAGCACTACCACGACTAGGTGTTTCCCCTGAAAAATCAGGTAACATTTATTTCAATTCTGGCGTGATGTTAATTGACACCTTCCGTTGGGAAGAAAATCAAATTAGTGAATTAACGCTACGGTTTATCAATCAGCATCCTGAGAGAATTATTTTCCACGATCAAGACGCTTTGAATGCCATTTTAGCCGGTAAGGTTCAATTATTGCATCCCGCTTGGAATGTACAAAATTCACTCATCTTCCGCAAACATCAGCCAATTAATGCCACTTATAAAAAACTTTTTGACGAAGCTATTGCGCAACCTAAAATCGTTCATTTTACAACGCACAATAAACCTTGGAATACGTTGAAAGAACATCCATTTTTAGCGCAATACCAAGCGTATAGTCAACAATTAGGCGCATTAAAAAAAGACAGCATTAACATTGTCTCAGCTGTTAATGCTGCCTTTATTGAACCCTTGGCGATTTTATATGCTTCGATTTTGAATCACAATGACACACAACGCCACTATTCTTTCTATGTGTTAGAAGACCACTTAACTGAAGCAGACAAAATACCATTAAAACAGGTGGTTGCCGCTTTTAATGCCGATTTAACTTTTCTCAAAGTTGATGAGGCTCTCTTGGCCAATATCGTAGAAAGTGATCGGATTTTAAAATCAGCTTATTATCGGATTTTAATCCCGCAAGTGCTAAACGGCATTGATCGCGTGCTTTATTTAGACTGTGATGCTCTATGTAACGTTAACCTTGAACGCCTTTGGAATATTGATTTAGGCGAGTTCCCGCTAGCTGCGGTTGAAGACGCCGGGTTCCATCAGCGCCTCGAAAAAATGGCCATTAAGTGTCACAGTACGCGGTATTTCAACTCCGGCATGATGCTAATGGATCTTAAGAAATGGCGTCAACAAGCCATCACTGAGAAAACTTTAGACTTCATTAACCATCATCCAGAGAAGTTACGCTTCCATGATCAAGATGCACTGAATGCTGTTTTACATGATCAATGGCTGCATCTACATCCTAAATGGAATGCCCAAACCAACATCATCATGGATAAGATCACACCCCCACAACGGTTACAACAACAATTTATTGAAGCCAAAAAGGCCCCAGCAATCGTCCACTTCTGTGGTCACGAGAAGCCTTGGCATGCAGTATCTACCCACCCATTCACCCCACAATATCGTTACTATCGCCACCGCTTCCTCAAACCAAAACGCCAAGCGTCTATCATCCCTTTTTCAAAAAACACACAAATTAGCTTATAG
- a CDS encoding Asp23/Gls24 family envelope stress response protein has protein sequence MKIMDKPNKPMDKMMDKPNKETPDHNAQIEKELNFSDGVIEKIAGQTVHDIDGVLELSGGMMSQLADRFRDEADPTKGVDADIDDQEVTIELDAILEYGKSAPDIFEQTTDQIAKSVHKMTGLNVTKIKMNVSDLLTKKEWAAKQEAGKKDNKDNE, from the coding sequence ATTAAAATAATGGATAAGCCAAACAAACCAATGGATAAGATGATGGACAAACCTAATAAGGAAACACCAGATCATAACGCACAAATTGAAAAAGAATTAAACTTTTCAGACGGTGTGATTGAAAAAATTGCCGGACAAACTGTTCATGATATCGATGGTGTCTTAGAATTATCAGGTGGTATGATGAGTCAATTAGCAGATCGTTTCAGAGATGAAGCAGATCCAACTAAAGGTGTTGATGCAGATATTGACGATCAAGAAGTGACAATCGAATTAGATGCCATTTTGGAATACGGTAAATCAGCCCCAGATATTTTTGAACAAACAACCGATCAAATTGCCAAGTCTGTGCATAAGATGACCGGTTTAAATGTTACAAAAATTAAAATGAATGTTTCTGACTTGTTGACTAAGAAAGAATGGGCAGCAAAACAAGAAGCAGGCAAAAAAGATAATAAAGATAACGAATAA
- a CDS encoding protein-tyrosine-phosphatase, giving the protein MVSRILPIENGHNFRELGGYPTLDGKTLKTKRLLRTANLADLSPKDLALLNSYNVSVDIDLRSKDERQQAPDKVPVSAKYKSVPIFKEDQTESTTTEAELYQRYTNNPLGGQMQMQKVYQELVQDEHSIKMYRQFFEILLQQSADNQATLFHCTGGKDRTGMAAYYLLNALNVPEPVIRQDYLLTNTASQQHIAQRMSRLAAKHASSGFIKSTHALMSVQSAYLDTATTTIKQNWGSTQNYLQTALKLSKSDINQLRATYLN; this is encoded by the coding sequence ATGGTTTCGAGAATCTTACCGATTGAAAACGGGCATAACTTCAGAGAATTAGGGGGTTACCCAACATTAGACGGCAAAACGCTAAAAACAAAACGCCTACTTCGAACAGCTAATTTAGCTGATCTTAGTCCCAAGGATCTAGCGCTTTTAAACAGTTATAACGTCTCAGTGGATATTGATTTACGCTCCAAAGATGAGCGACAACAAGCACCGGATAAAGTACCAGTCAGTGCTAAATATAAATCTGTCCCTATTTTCAAAGAAGACCAAACCGAAAGTACAACAACTGAGGCGGAACTCTATCAGCGCTATACAAACAATCCACTTGGTGGCCAAATGCAAATGCAAAAGGTCTATCAAGAATTAGTTCAAGATGAACACTCGATTAAGATGTATCGTCAATTTTTTGAAATATTACTCCAACAGTCTGCGGATAATCAGGCAACGCTGTTTCATTGTACGGGTGGTAAAGATCGAACGGGGATGGCCGCATATTATCTTTTGAATGCGCTAAACGTCCCTGAACCAGTTATTCGCCAAGACTATTTACTGACAAATACTGCCTCGCAACAACATATTGCCCAACGCATGTCACGATTAGCGGCTAAGCACGCTTCCAGTGGCTTTATAAAAAGTACACACGCTTTAATGAGTGTGCAATCCGCTTATTTAGACACCGCAACAACTACGATTAAGCAAAATTGGGGTTCTACGCAGAATTATTTACAGACCGCTTTAAAATTAAGTAAAAGTGATATTAATCAGTTAAGAGCAACCTATCTAAATTAA
- a CDS encoding GlsB/YeaQ/YmgE family stress response membrane protein, whose translation MLHWLWVLIIGALIGIIAGAITSRDLPAGWIGNIVGGLVGAWLGQSLFGSWGPQLAGMALVPSILGAVIIVFLVSMLFSRKKS comes from the coding sequence ATGTTACATTGGTTATGGGTTTTAATTATTGGGGCTTTAATTGGTATTATTGCGGGGGCTATTACAAGTCGTGATTTACCCGCTGGTTGGATTGGCAATATCGTAGGGGGCCTTGTCGGTGCCTGGTTAGGTCAATCATTATTTGGTAGTTGGGGACCCCAACTAGCAGGTATGGCGCTAGTACCTTCAATCTTAGGTGCCGTAATCATCGTATTCTTAGTATCAATGCTATTTTCACGTAAGAAATCCTAA
- a CDS encoding cell surface protein: MQNNKTRCVLLKFIGRLIALSLTLLGLTILQANQAQADVKTQNADFEVQPILPNEQENQSLNYFDLSLAKGQRKTIEMRIQNFTDHKITVYSDLRNAMTQVGGGVDFQTNTKGLDSSLAHPFNKVATLEKKSQKIDLAPQQTKILKVNIKMPEEQINGMVYGDWHFIEYMNKKGGQSSVSSNYAYSVGVSLRGQHYKVYPELKYDKTEAMLYRRHPAMGVKIRNTQPMVINKVTAKAVVSKEGLFSSKHVFNMSKQSIAPNSVLTMPISWDYDQLKPGKYTVETVVTGQNLWNKLPMNWHFKKSFTIKADDVKSINNQALKKPTNTWAYVATVSGILMLVSATGLVKVLRRS, translated from the coding sequence TTGCAGAATAATAAAACGAGGTGTGTACTATTGAAATTCATTGGACGCCTAATAGCGCTAAGCCTAACGTTATTGGGACTGACTATACTACAAGCTAATCAAGCACAGGCAGATGTTAAAACTCAAAATGCCGATTTCGAAGTTCAACCGATTTTGCCAAATGAACAAGAAAATCAAAGCTTAAACTATTTTGATTTAAGCTTAGCTAAAGGCCAACGAAAAACAATTGAAATGCGGATTCAAAATTTTACCGATCATAAAATTACTGTGTATTCCGATTTAAGAAATGCAATGACTCAGGTTGGGGGTGGTGTTGACTTCCAAACAAATACTAAGGGTCTTGATTCAAGTTTAGCACATCCGTTTAACAAAGTAGCGACGCTAGAAAAGAAGAGTCAAAAAATTGATTTAGCGCCTCAACAAACAAAAATTTTAAAAGTTAATATCAAGATGCCTGAAGAACAGATTAACGGCATGGTTTATGGTGATTGGCACTTTATTGAGTACATGAATAAGAAAGGTGGCCAATCATCAGTTTCAAGTAATTATGCCTATTCTGTAGGCGTTTCATTAAGAGGGCAACATTATAAAGTTTACCCGGAATTGAAATATGATAAGACTGAAGCAATGTTATATCGTCGCCACCCAGCTATGGGTGTTAAAATTCGGAATACCCAGCCAATGGTTATTAATAAAGTGACCGCCAAGGCTGTTGTTTCTAAAGAAGGTTTATTCAGTTCAAAACATGTTTTTAACATGAGTAAGCAATCAATCGCACCAAATTCAGTTTTAACAATGCCAATTTCTTGGGATTATGACCAACTGAAACCAGGAAAATATACTGTTGAGACGGTCGTTACGGGTCAAAATCTATGGAATAAATTACCAATGAATTGGCATTTCAAAAAAAGTTTCACAATTAAGGCTGATGATGTTAAATCTATTAATAACCAAGCACTCAAGAAACCAACGAATACATGGGCCTATGTCGCGACGGTTAGTGGGATTTTAATGTTAGTATCAGCAACTGGTTTAGTGAAAGTGTTGAGAAGGTCATGA
- a CDS encoding catalase, translating into MTNQLTTNEGQPWADNQHSQTAGQRGPVLIQDYQLLEKLAHFNRERIPERVVHAKGAGAKGYFKVTKDMSAYTKAAVFSGVGKKTPLITRFSQVAGEAGYPDTYRDVRGFAVKFYTEEGNYDIVGNNTPVFFVNDPLKFPDFIHSQKRDPRTHARSQDMQWDFWSLSPESVHQVTILMSDRGIPASYRMMHGFGSHTFKWVNAQGEQFWVKYHFKTNQGVHNLSNELADELAGKDTDYLQNDLFDAIETGDYPSWTVAVQLVPYEVGLNYPQDIFDVTKVISQKDYPLIEIGQMVLDENPTNNFEDIEELAFSPANLVPGIEASPDKLLQGRLFGYKDAERYRLGANYEQLPINRPKVPVHNYERDGAMAQNQETGVNYEPNSQDGPTEVPAAKIHGDQLSGTTGNFSTDPDYYSAAGKLYRLLSADEQTRLIENIRMNLGQVTKPEIQIREVKQFYQADPEYGRRVATALNLDLAQFE; encoded by the coding sequence ATGACAAATCAACTAACGACTAACGAAGGGCAACCATGGGCGGACAATCAACATTCGCAAACTGCCGGCCAACGCGGCCCCGTCTTAATCCAAGATTATCAATTACTCGAAAAACTCGCCCATTTTAACCGCGAACGCATTCCTGAACGAGTGGTTCACGCCAAAGGTGCCGGCGCTAAAGGTTATTTCAAGGTCACAAAAGACATGAGCGCCTACACCAAAGCTGCTGTTTTCAGTGGCGTCGGCAAAAAAACACCGCTTATCACTCGTTTTTCTCAAGTCGCTGGTGAAGCCGGCTATCCCGATACATACCGCGATGTTCGTGGTTTCGCCGTTAAATTCTACACGGAAGAAGGCAATTACGATATTGTTGGCAATAATACGCCGGTCTTCTTCGTCAACGATCCACTAAAATTCCCCGATTTCATTCATTCACAAAAACGTGATCCTCGGACACATGCCCGTAGCCAAGATATGCAATGGGATTTCTGGTCCCTGTCACCCGAATCTGTCCATCAAGTTACGATTCTCATGAGTGACCGCGGGATTCCTGCCAGTTACCGGATGATGCACGGCTTTGGTAGCCACACCTTCAAATGGGTCAACGCACAAGGTGAACAATTCTGGGTTAAATATCATTTCAAGACGAACCAAGGCGTTCATAATCTCAGCAACGAACTCGCCGATGAACTGGCTGGTAAGGATACTGATTACCTTCAAAATGATTTATTCGACGCAATTGAAACTGGCGATTATCCCAGTTGGACAGTCGCCGTCCAACTCGTCCCTTATGAAGTTGGTTTGAATTATCCCCAAGATATTTTTGATGTTACCAAGGTTATTTCACAAAAGGATTATCCGTTAATCGAAATCGGTCAAATGGTCCTCGATGAAAATCCAACGAATAACTTCGAAGATATCGAAGAATTGGCCTTCTCACCAGCTAACTTAGTCCCTGGAATTGAAGCATCACCGGACAAATTACTCCAAGGTCGACTATTTGGTTATAAGGATGCGGAACGTTACCGACTTGGTGCCAACTACGAACAACTGCCAATCAACCGACCAAAAGTCCCTGTTCATAATTACGAACGCGACGGTGCCATGGCCCAAAACCAAGAAACGGGCGTTAACTACGAACCAAACAGTCAAGATGGACCCACTGAAGTCCCAGCAGCTAAGATTCATGGTGATCAACTCTCTGGTACAACTGGCAACTTCTCTACCGATCCCGATTATTACTCAGCAGCTGGCAAACTTTATCGGCTACTATCCGCTGATGAACAAACCCGTTTAATCGAAAATATTCGCATGAATCTTGGTCAAGTAACTAAACCAGAAATTCAAATTCGCGAAGTTAAACAATTTTACCAAGCTGATCCAGAATACGGTCGACGCGTCGCAACCGCATTAAATTTAGATTTAGCACAGTTTGAATAA
- a CDS encoding cell surface protein → MKFTKLTSAALTAGTILSILAPTATFAKTAEGDANANGGTELPMTDKTTVGISFGDNSDNGNTGYLRLQMVPHVLDFGNHTEFLAQYPTFDATGHNVSINSNDRHASYDNSDTNKTAVLNTEDGKLKDVKGKAWATVVDKQETRENTTEPTDNINGDWDLKVKSDDVLTANNGEKISNANLMLKDTQYGRTGEVFTLTNEDQDKGYVGAGDKDVSDYSKNISIPLDAAGQNVKVAHAATAEGQGANVFGWDRSNINLTLPKDTKVSNAVYTAHLTWTLSTGVTTA, encoded by the coding sequence ATGAAATTCACAAAATTAACAAGTGCAGCTTTAACAGCTGGCACCATCTTAAGTATCTTAGCACCAACTGCAACTTTTGCAAAAACGGCAGAAGGAGACGCCAACGCCAATGGTGGGACGGAACTACCAATGACTGACAAGACAACTGTTGGGATTTCATTTGGTGATAACAGTGACAATGGTAATACTGGGTATTTACGTTTACAAATGGTTCCCCACGTACTAGACTTTGGTAACCATACAGAATTCTTAGCACAATACCCAACCTTTGACGCAACTGGCCACAACGTAAGTATTAACTCAAATGACCGTCATGCTTCATATGATAATTCAGATACAAATAAGACGGCTGTTTTAAATACTGAAGATGGTAAGTTAAAAGATGTTAAGGGTAAAGCATGGGCTACAGTTGTTGATAAACAAGAAACGCGTGAAAATACAACAGAACCTACTGATAATATTAATGGCGATTGGGATTTAAAGGTTAAATCAGATGACGTTTTAACTGCCAATAACGGTGAAAAAATTTCAAATGCTAATTTAATGCTTAAAGATACACAATATGGTCGGACTGGTGAAGTTTTCACATTAACTAATGAAGACCAAGATAAGGGTTATGTTGGTGCTGGCGATAAAGATGTATCAGATTACAGCAAGAATATCTCAATTCCATTAGATGCAGCTGGACAAAATGTGAAGGTTGCTCATGCAGCAACAGCTGAAGGTCAAGGGGCGAACGTATTTGGTTGGGATCGTTCAAATATTAATTTGACGTTACCAAAAGATACAAAGGTAAGTAATGCCGTGTATACAGCTCATTTAACATGGACATTGTCAACAGGTGTTACTACAGCCTAG
- a CDS encoding KR domain-containing protein has product MVKADLKDPRELYKVSGFEEQEQPAPALQGKMRPKPDCGEADYQGREQLMNRKVLITGGDSGIGRAVAIAFSREGADIALQYLPGEESDANEVAGLIESAGRKAVLIPADFKMQEAPQQVVAQAVAQLGGLDTVVLNAAQQIAHPTLEDLPIQQVRDSFEINVVAMYGIAKAAIAHIPAGGSILTTTSIQGFNPSSQLLDYAATKAAIRNFTINLAQQLADKGIRVNGVAPGPIWTPLQLAQGQLEGALPKFGQNTLLKRAGQPVEVAPVYVFLASNAASYITGQIYGVTGGESIN; this is encoded by the coding sequence ATGGTCAAAGCAGATTTGAAAGACCCCCGTGAGTTATATAAAGTATCCGGATTTGAGGAGCAAGAACAACCAGCCCCAGCACTACAAGGCAAAATGCGGCCGAAACCCGATTGTGGTGAGGCAGATTATCAAGGGCGTGAGCAATTGATGAATCGCAAAGTCCTGATTACAGGTGGCGATTCAGGAATTGGCCGCGCAGTAGCAATTGCATTTTCACGTGAAGGTGCGGATATTGCTTTACAGTATTTACCTGGTGAAGAAAGTGATGCTAATGAAGTCGCGGGGTTAATTGAATCAGCTGGTCGTAAGGCAGTTTTAATCCCGGCTGATTTTAAAATGCAAGAAGCACCGCAACAAGTGGTAGCCCAAGCAGTGGCACAATTAGGTGGTTTGGATACAGTTGTGTTGAATGCCGCCCAACAGATTGCCCATCCAACGCTTGAAGACTTGCCCATCCAACAAGTACGGGATAGTTTTGAAATTAACGTGGTGGCAATGTATGGCATTGCTAAAGCGGCGATTGCCCATATCCCAGCTGGTGGTAGTATTCTAACCACCACCTCGATCCAAGGATTCAATCCAAGTTCACAACTCTTAGACTATGCCGCAACTAAAGCCGCTATTAGGAATTTTACGATTAATCTCGCCCAACAATTAGCAGATAAAGGGATTCGCGTTAATGGTGTCGCACCGGGCCCAATCTGGACGCCACTCCAATTAGCGCAAGGCCAGTTAGAGGGTGCATTACCAAAATTTGGACAGAATACACTTTTAAAAAGAGCAGGCCAGCCAGTTGAAGTCGCTCCAGTCTATGTATTTTTAGCTAGCAATGCTGCCAGCTATATTACCGGACAGATATACGGGGTGACCGGTGGCGAATCAATCAACTAA
- a CDS encoding alkaline shock response membrane anchor protein AmaP, which translates to MNKLTKTVIGLASFLGLCQVAWFILLVYPLGLADQQAINFNWLSEEWISNIGLGLGVISGLVFLYLLLLAIFSLPKKRQMIIKTNQGELALSRKAVEKTISQAIIEKHRLKDVYVQTVFKGRQPKVSADIQAKVLDNRDIDQQARAVKETAQQALKEVFDMPIKSVNVKLAPLVHDQGRTQSKVI; encoded by the coding sequence ATGAACAAATTGACAAAAACGGTAATCGGCTTAGCCAGTTTTCTGGGATTATGTCAGGTAGCATGGTTCATTTTGCTCGTTTATCCGCTAGGACTAGCAGATCAACAAGCCATTAACTTTAACTGGCTGTCAGAAGAGTGGATTAGCAATATAGGGCTGGGATTGGGCGTTATTAGTGGTCTGGTTTTTCTTTATTTATTATTACTAGCAATTTTTAGTTTGCCAAAGAAACGACAGATGATTATTAAAACCAATCAAGGGGAATTAGCTTTATCGCGTAAAGCGGTTGAAAAAACAATTTCCCAGGCAATAATTGAAAAACACCGTTTGAAGGATGTTTATGTCCAGACCGTTTTTAAAGGTCGACAACCAAAGGTTAGTGCAGACATTCAAGCAAAAGTGCTTGATAATCGGGACATTGATCAACAAGCCAGAGCGGTGAAGGAAACAGCACAACAGGCACTAAAAGAAGTCTTTGACATGCCCATTAAATCAGTAAATGTTAAGCTTGCGCCACTTGTTCATGATCAAGGTCGGACGCAAAGTAAAGTGATTTGA